The window AACATTAACTTATCGGCCGTTCCTGCCACCTTCACCAAGAGCCGACTGGTTAACTTCTGCCCTCCCTCAAGAAATAGCTCCTGTCCCCCGGTGCCGGATATACCAACCTCACGCCATATCGCGATGGGACAAATCAAAGATGCTGCTTCCTCTAATATCTGGCGGCGTAATTCCACCATACCCGGGCGGGGAGGGCTTTTAAGGTAATCCGCCCCTTCGGCCTGGAAAAGTTCGTCCAAAGTCACTTCCGGCAGAGGAATTTCCCAAATTGTCGGTTCTTTCATTTTCCATCAATCCTTTTTCCTTAAGCTTAGATAAACAAAATAAAGCAATTAAACACTAGAAACAAAGTAAAGCAACTAACCGGAAGCCTTGCTGAATATAATTTCCAACCAAATAACCGGTATAATTAACGAGTCGGCTGAAAATACGTAGATTGGGCAAAAATGCTGTTGAATTTGGGGTAACTGCCTAATTCAACAAAATTTACCTTACCGGCAATTTCAGCAGCTCTGCGGTATTCACTTGCGGAAAGTAAAGCCAGTTTGGCACCGGTACCCGCAGCGTTGCCAATTGTCTTAATCTTGCTTTCCAGCTCCGGCGGAATCAGTCCGATCACACATGCGCTGTGCGGGTTTAAATAGTTGCCGAAAGCACCGGCCAGCAGAACTTCTTTTATATCACTTACCCGGATACCAAGCGTATCCATCAAAACCTGCACACCTGCCGCCATTGCGCCCTTGGCCAACTGCAATTGCCGGATATCGTTCTGGGTAACCATAATCGGCCTGCCGTGGCCCGTTTGCTCTGCGTCCACAAGCATAAATGCCGGTTGGTCCTCATACTGAACAAGGTGGTCTTTGTATACTTTAGCCGCAGGATTGGTTAATTTATCATAAGACAGTAATCTCCCCCGTTTATCAATAATGCCCAGCTCCACTAATCCTGCTATTACGTCAAGTAAAGCAGACCCGCAGATACCCAGGGGACTAACCCCTCCTATCACAGTATAATCCAGTTTATCTCTGAAGAAAACATGGTCAATGGCACCTATGGCCCCCCTCATTCCACTGCTGATCTGGGCCCCTTCAAAAGCCGGCCCCGCTGCAGCGGAACAGGCCACCATCTTTTCTTTTGATCCGAGGGCAATTTCCCCGTTGGTGCCAATATCTATGACCAGCTTGATATCGTCACTCCGGTCCAATTCCACAGCCAATAATACCGCTGCCGTATCGGCCCCGACAAAGCCGGCAATATTGGGCAGCACAAATATCTTTCCGGCCGGATTTATGTCAATTCGGAGTTCTGCAGCCTTTGCCACTACCGGTTCACTGACAGCCGGTACATATGGCGATACGGCAATACTTTGGGGACTAATGCCCAAAAAAAGATGATGCATACAGGTGTTGGCAGCAATTGAAACCCCGTAGATATGGTTCCTGCTGATTCCTGCTTTTTCTGCCGCTTCACCAATCAGTTTATTCAGTGCTTCTACTACAGCAGTCTGCAACTTATTAAGCCCCTGTTCTTCCTGACCTACAAAATTGATACGTGAAATGACATCAGCGCCGTATTTGGTCTGAGGATTAAGAGTTGATACAACGCTCAACTCTTTTCCAGAATAAAGGTCCAGGAGGTATCCCACAATGGTAGTGGTCCCGATATCAAACGCCATTCCCAGCATAGTTGCAGTGGTATCCTGTTCCTCGATTCCCACTACTTTACCGCCATACATAACGGCAGTGACCCGATGTTGAGCTGCACGAAGGGTCTCCGGCAGCCGGCGAAGAAGGGCAATCGGCGTCTCCCCGTCAAGACGGTCGTAACCGCCTCTGGCAAGACTGTCCCTGAAACGCTGCCAGTCTGAGCGCTGGTTTTCCAGGACCGGCCTGTCCACTTCAACAAATACTTTCTTCAGGTGCGGCTCAACCTGAAAAGACCTTTCCTCTGAAGCTATTAAGATATTGTGCTCCAGCTTTTTATAATTTGGCAGCTCTACGGAAATATTGCCGTAAACTTTAGTTAAACAAGCCAGGCGGACACCCTGTTTAAGTTCTTCTTCTTCAAGGATATCCATTTCCTGAGCTGTCGGTTGACCCGCTCCCTGTAAAATTTTCACCCGGCATTTGCCGCACTTCCCCCTGCCTCCGCAAGGGAAATCTAAGTCGATTCCCGCCTCATTCATTATTTCCATTATAGTACTGCCTTCCATTACTTCTACTTTCAGGTCCCCCGGTTGAAATAATACCTGGTAACGGTTCAATAGTAATCACCCCAGTTATTGATATGACTTCGCAGTTTGACTGCCGAGACAAATTGCCAACCTTCATTATGCCAGAAGATAATACAAAGAGAGAGAAAAACTCTCTCTTTGTATTAATCTTCTTTTTTCTATTCCCAGACATATTTTAGCTCTTTCAGCGCATTTGTTGTTGCGCCTGCACCATTCGTTAGGCAGCAATACTCTTTCTGGCCTGAATTTCCTGTCTTATTTCCTGAACTCTTTTTTCATCTAGGCGGTAAAAAAATACTCCGATAAGTGCCAAGGCAGCTATAGAGCCCGGTACCATAGAGGCTACCAAAATAATGGACCTGGTTAACTCAGCAGTTGGTTCTGCCCCGGCCACATAGCCAATGGCGGCCAGACTAAAGCCGATAATGGCGCCGCTTAAAGCTACCCCCAGTTTAATTGGAAGAGCGCTTAAGGACATAATCAGTCCCTTAGCATTCTTACCGGTTTTCCATTCACTGTATTCAGATATATCGGCATAGACAGCGTACATCACCGAATTGGCCAGGCCTGTGCCGAAGGATACTAAACCGTTCAGGGCAATAAAAGCTATAGGATTTTCAGCAACTACCCACATCAGGGCAAAGCAAATGACCTCAAAACTCAAACCCAATACATAAATTTGTTTCTTGGTAGCCTTTTTGGCCAGTAATCCACCGGCAAAAGCACCCACTAACATTCCCACACTGACAACGGTAAAGAAAGCAGAGGAGAGCATCATGTTCTGGGCGACATATTTGAAATAGTAAACGTTCAGCCCCAGAATCATGTACCTGGCAGTAAGGATACATACCTCAACCATAAAGAATATCAACAAATACTTGTTAGAGAAAATCTGCTTCAACATATCTCCCAGTGTCACGGTCTGCTTTGCTTCCGTTTGAAGGTCCATTACCCAGGGTTTGGACACACGGGCCATTAATCTATAACCGAGCACCTGCAAAATGGCAAAAACAGTAACGGTGAGGAAGAAGCCTCTGGCCTCGTTACCCCCTCCCAGGGTGATGACCATGGGCATGGCAATAATACCCAACAGGATCTGAGCGGCAGAAACAGCTTGCTGTCTTCGGGAAGAAAGGGCTACCCTATCCTCCTGTTCTACGCCGATAACAGGTATAAGGGCAGTTTGTGCGCTCCAGGCAAGGTTCACAGAAAAATGCGCACACACATATAATACCCCCAGGACTACAGCCTTTGTTGCAGTGTTCATGGCGCTGAAGTTAGTAAACATCAGGATAAACAGGATGGCCGTGACCGGAGGCGCCATCAACAGCCAGGAACGGTATTTTCCCCATCTGGGGTTGGTTTTTTCTATGATCGCCCCGGCAATAGGCACGGAAATCGCATCACCGATGCGGGCAATTAACAGTATTGTACCTGCTGTTGCCGCCCCAACAGCCGCCACATCCGTTAAAAAATAGGCATAATAGGTAACCGCCAAATACATCATAAGCTGAAAGCCCGTTTCTCCAATACTAAAAAGATTTATAACACTGGCAGAAGGTCTGACCGCCATGTGACTTCTCCTTTCTGTATAAACATTTTAACTAACCATTCGTCATTGACAAACAAAACAATTCATGCTATACTAGACATGTATATACAAGTAGATACCATTTTAAACGGTAGATTTTTTGTATATTATTTGCAAGGTATTCAAACTTTTTACTTTTTTATTTATGGGAAGAGAGATGATCCCAGTCATCTCTCTTCCCCGTGTTTTTGCAATGCGCTTCTCTGGCAAGGATCAGCTTGTTCAAGCAAATAGCTTAAATTAAACAGCTTGTCCTGCCTTTCCTGCTGCAATCTCTTTTTGCATTTGCTCCAATTTCTGAGGCGTGATTTTATACAGGAATGATATTAGTAACAGCCCTGCCAACAAGATAAGAGCAGGTATCAGCGTAATTCCGCTTTTGATACCGTTTACCAGTTCCGGTGTAGGCGCCATCTCCGCAACATACCCTGCCCCTGCAAGGATAGCAGTAATAACAACGCTCCTTAAAAGTATCGCAGTCTTAATGGGGAAACTAATCAGCGACATAATAAAGCCTCTCGCATTTTTCCCTGTTTTCCATTCACCATATTCAACAGTAGCTGAGTACATGGCAACACTTAATGCATCAGGCATTGCATATCCCAAATAGGCCACGAACATTAAGATCATAAAAGAAACGTAATTCATTGGAAATGCCCATATTGCCAGCAAGCAGCAAATAAATATTAACAGTGATAAAATATAAACATTCCTCTCACCGAATTTTTTGGCCAATGGGTTGGCAAGTGCAGAACCCAGGAATATAACCACGTTAAGACCGGTAAAGAATATGGTAATTACAGCCAGATTGTTAACAACATATTTGAAATAGTAGAAGGCCAAACCGAATATAACAAATCTTCCCATAAACCTACCAAGTTCACCTAACATTAACCCTATAAGAGGCGGGTTGATTACAATTTGCTTCAGCATGTCTGCCACAGACAGTTTTTCTGACGGCTGACCGGCTTCTGCCGTTCCGCTGTGAGCGTAGTCCTTAGTTATAAAGAAAAGCACATAATAGCAGGCTATCATTACAAGACCGGTAATTACAACAGTAAGGGTATAACCTATGGCCGGATTGTCTTTGCTTCCCAGAGCAGTAATCAGCGGCATACCGACCAATGAAAAAGCTATGGCTCCTAATCCGTTGAACATACCCCTGTTTGACGCCATAGCAATTCTTTCTTCTCTTACAGGCGTCAATGAGGAGTTCATGGCAATGTGCCCTGCATAATATATGTTCCAAATCAGGTGGCTTACAACAAAGCCGATTGTAATTAAAACAGCATTCAACGTTGGGGAACCAATTTTAGAAAACTGCAAAACGAAAAACAAAGCTGCGAAAGGAGGCCCTACCAGTAACCATGAACGGTATTTGCCCCACCTCATGTTGCTCTTTTCCAAAATAACTCCTGCTGTAGGCACCCATACAATATCGAATATACTGGTAATAAGCAATACGGTGCCGACTAAAGCCATCGGGAGCTTTGCAAAGTCAGTCAAAAAGGCTGCAAAATAGAATACTTCCATATTTACAAACAACTGAAATCCGAATGAAGGTAATCCGTACAAATTAATAATTGACTTTTTTAATTGCTGTACCATTACATTCTCCCCCTTTTAATCAATGTGGCCTCCTCTACCCTATTTATCCGCCGGATTATTCCGGCGGACCATTACAGCAGTAAGTTCAAAATGAAATTGAACATCATGTCTTCATACTTTTCTATTTTCGGAGCGATTACTTTTTCCGGTCGTCCTTCCAGTTCAGGATGCTTTTCCCTGTATTCTTCCCAGGTCATGTAATATTTGGAATTCATATTCCCCCTCCTTCCTTGGCTAAATGTAGCCGCTTTAATAACTACCGTTTTCCATAATGTAGCTTAATACAGCCCGCAGGTTTTTGGCTACCTTGCCTTCTTTATCAGCGTTGATGATACTCTTGTCAGCCTGGAACCAATATTTGCCGGTTGGCGCCAGAATATCCAGTAATTCTTTAGCTTTATCAATACATTGTTCTTCAGTTCCAGTCTGCAGCAAGGTAACAGGATAGAAGCCGGAAATAATGTGCTTTTTGCCCAGTTTTTCTGCAACAAGTTTCGGGTCACCGTATTCAAACCTCATAATTGTGTTTTCCGGTAATTCATACAGGTAATCCAGATATCTCATCCAATCATGTTCTACAAACAGTTGCACATTTTGTCCCATAGCAACACATTCTTCTACCAGTTTCTTAAACGTGGGCCAGTAGAATTTTTCAAAGTCCTTATCACGCATATAAGGAGCCATGTGCAAAGGAATAAAGGTAAAACCAAGAATCCCCGGAGCCGGCAGCTTGCCCTTCTTGATCATCAAAGGCAGTACTGCTTCACAGGCCGCCAGAACCTTATCAGGATATCTCCTTACATCACCGGAAATCCCTTTAAAGCTCCTCAGAAAATCAGCTAAAAAATCAAAAGGAGCTTCTGTCAAGGCAACCGCCGGGGCCACCAGACCATGTTTGGCATTAATTCTTTCCCTAATCTGGGCCAGGGTACCGTAATCGTCGTAATAAGCCTTCATTGCTTTGGCCAAAACCAGAGCCTTTTGACTGGGCTCTGCATCAAGCTCGGTATATAACCTGGGCAAAACAGTGTCAATAATAAAATCATAGGGGGCTGCAATAAAGTCATCGTATTCTTCTGCCAGCAGACCCACTACCTCCGGGTGCTGCATAAAACCGCCGGAACCCATGACAATAGCCTTGGAACCCAACATTTGGTAAAAGGCAGGGAGCCTTAAACTGCCTATGGGAGTAGTATCCGTCGGAAACTCCTGGCAAAACTTGTCAAGAATCGGTTCCATGCTGGGTACATCCCATTGAACCACTGCCAGGTCCTCACCATAATACTGAATCGCATATTCCAGAGTTGCCGGATTGCTCACCGGCACCCTTTTAGGGGTCTTTCCGCTGAAAAGATCCCTGAAAATCTGTTCCCTTTCTTTGGCTAATGCGGTAACATCCGCCATCATTACATCACCCACCCCTGACAGATTTTTACGCCTTCAGCGGCGTTGGTCGTGAATGCATCAGCGCCTATCTGCTTGCATGCATCGTCAGTAACAGGGTTTCCTCCGATGATTATTTTTATGTCATCACGCAGTCCTGCTTCTTTAACGGCATCTACTGTCTTTTTCATGGCATCCAGGGCAAGGGTCAGCACCCCGCTCATCCCCAGGATTTGCGGCTTTATTTCTTTTACTTTTTCTACAAACTTATCGGCCGGCACATCTATTCCCAGGTCATATACCTCAAATCCTGCCGCTTCAGCCATGCTGGCAAAAATATTTTTGCCTATGTCATGTAAGTCCCCTTCAACTGTACCAAGTACTATTTTCCCAATCTTGGAGGCCTTCTCCCCACCTAAAAC of the Thermincola ferriacetica genome contains:
- a CDS encoding cobalamin B12-binding domain-containing protein, giving the protein MVDLEKLTQAVGELDEEKVLAMLKEFVGTNPSGEEANKVVNACQQGMAIVGDLFEKGEYFVGDLIFAGELLTAAIDTLKPVLGGEKASKIGKIVLGTVEGDLHDIGKNIFASMAEAAGFEVYDLGIDVPADKFVEKVKEIKPQILGMSGVLTLALDAMKKTVDAVKEAGLRDDIKIIIGGNPVTDDACKQIGADAFTTNAAEGVKICQGWVM
- a CDS encoding MFS transporter encodes the protein MAVRPSASVINLFSIGETGFQLMMYLAVTYYAYFLTDVAAVGAATAGTILLIARIGDAISVPIAGAIIEKTNPRWGKYRSWLLMAPPVTAILFILMFTNFSAMNTATKAVVLGVLYVCAHFSVNLAWSAQTALIPVIGVEQEDRVALSSRRQQAVSAAQILLGIIAMPMVITLGGGNEARGFFLTVTVFAILQVLGYRLMARVSKPWVMDLQTEAKQTVTLGDMLKQIFSNKYLLIFFMVEVCILTARYMILGLNVYYFKYVAQNMMLSSAFFTVVSVGMLVGAFAGGLLAKKATKKQIYVLGLSFEVICFALMWVVAENPIAFIALNGLVSFGTGLANSVMYAVYADISEYSEWKTGKNAKGLIMSLSALPIKLGVALSGAIIGFSLAAIGYVAGAEPTAELTRSIILVASMVPGSIAALALIGVFFYRLDEKRVQEIRQEIQARKSIAA
- a CDS encoding uroporphyrinogen decarboxylase family protein; the encoded protein is MADVTALAKEREQIFRDLFSGKTPKRVPVSNPATLEYAIQYYGEDLAVVQWDVPSMEPILDKFCQEFPTDTTPIGSLRLPAFYQMLGSKAIVMGSGGFMQHPEVVGLLAEEYDDFIAAPYDFIIDTVLPRLYTELDAEPSQKALVLAKAMKAYYDDYGTLAQIRERINAKHGLVAPAVALTEAPFDFLADFLRSFKGISGDVRRYPDKVLAACEAVLPLMIKKGKLPAPGILGFTFIPLHMAPYMRDKDFEKFYWPTFKKLVEECVAMGQNVQLFVEHDWMRYLDYLYELPENTIMRFEYGDPKLVAEKLGKKHIISGFYPVTLLQTGTEEQCIDKAKELLDILAPTGKYWFQADKSIINADKEGKVAKNLRAVLSYIMENGSY
- a CDS encoding ASKHA domain-containing protein, whose protein sequence is MNRYQVLFQPGDLKVEVMEGSTIMEIMNEAGIDLDFPCGGRGKCGKCRVKILQGAGQPTAQEMDILEEEELKQGVRLACLTKVYGNISVELPNYKKLEHNILIASEERSFQVEPHLKKVFVEVDRPVLENQRSDWQRFRDSLARGGYDRLDGETPIALLRRLPETLRAAQHRVTAVMYGGKVVGIEEQDTTATMLGMAFDIGTTTIVGYLLDLYSGKELSVVSTLNPQTKYGADVISRINFVGQEEQGLNKLQTAVVEALNKLIGEAAEKAGISRNHIYGVSIAANTCMHHLFLGISPQSIAVSPYVPAVSEPVVAKAAELRIDINPAGKIFVLPNIAGFVGADTAAVLLAVELDRSDDIKLVIDIGTNGEIALGSKEKMVACSAAAGPAFEGAQISSGMRGAIGAIDHVFFRDKLDYTVIGGVSPLGICGSALLDVIAGLVELGIIDKRGRLLSYDKLTNPAAKVYKDHLVQYEDQPAFMLVDAEQTGHGRPIMVTQNDIRQLQLAKGAMAAGVQVLMDTLGIRVSDIKEVLLAGAFGNYLNPHSACVIGLIPPELESKIKTIGNAAGTGAKLALLSASEYRRAAEIAGKVNFVELGSYPKFNSIFAQSTYFQPTR
- a CDS encoding MFS transporter, with product MVQQLKKSIINLYGLPSFGFQLFVNMEVFYFAAFLTDFAKLPMALVGTVLLITSIFDIVWVPTAGVILEKSNMRWGKYRSWLLVGPPFAALFFVLQFSKIGSPTLNAVLITIGFVVSHLIWNIYYAGHIAMNSSLTPVREERIAMASNRGMFNGLGAIAFSLVGMPLITALGSKDNPAIGYTLTVVITGLVMIACYYVLFFITKDYAHSGTAEAGQPSEKLSVADMLKQIVINPPLIGLMLGELGRFMGRFVIFGLAFYYFKYVVNNLAVITIFFTGLNVVIFLGSALANPLAKKFGERNVYILSLLIFICCLLAIWAFPMNYVSFMILMFVAYLGYAMPDALSVAMYSATVEYGEWKTGKNARGFIMSLISFPIKTAILLRSVVITAILAGAGYVAEMAPTPELVNGIKSGITLIPALILLAGLLLISFLYKITPQKLEQMQKEIAAGKAGQAV